The Brasilonema sennae CENA114 genome includes a region encoding these proteins:
- a CDS encoding IS66 family transposase, with protein MTQKQSFNKSREELLQTIEPKGIADESMRRTVEILLNVIEQLQSEVKELQQENQHLRSENNRLKGEQGKPDIKAKNNKGLKGNHSSEKERQIPKKHIKGSKNAQIKIDREEILEYPQEKLPADAQFKGYEEVIVQDITFATDNVLFRKQKYYSPSQGKTYLAELPGGYEGEFGSGIKALVISLYYGGNITQGKLLEFLDDIGIFISAGHLSNLLIKNHSDFESEKTEIYESGLASSPWQHFDQTGARVGGVNYTTNVVCNPLYTVYFTTPNKDRLSVLQGLQNGRELEFILNPLTFSLLEIFQLPTKWKNSLKLLPQETVLNSTEFNALLNTYVPKLGSQQRTRVLEAAAIAFYHQQTDWPVVHTLVCDDAPQFKLLTDDLALCWVHEGRHYKKLSPVVTCHQKALDDFLDDFWDYYADLLAYRDSPSEQTAEKLRYEFWELFNTDSGYQQLDERKRLTAAKISELLLVLEHPELPLHNNPAELAARTMVQRRNISYATQTTEGTKAWDTFMSLVATTRKLGISFFEYVRDTRSVKPPAYRISQIEFIPSLAQIIREKSSVHPLGWSW; from the coding sequence ATGACGCAAAAACAATCGTTTAACAAGTCGAGAGAGGAGTTACTGCAAACCATTGAGCCGAAAGGGATTGCAGACGAATCAATGCGTCGTACCGTAGAGATCTTGCTGAACGTAATAGAACAATTACAATCAGAAGTTAAAGAGTTACAGCAAGAAAATCAACACTTGCGCTCTGAAAACAACCGTCTGAAGGGAGAACAGGGAAAGCCAGATATAAAAGCTAAGAACAACAAAGGCTTAAAAGGCAACCATTCATCTGAAAAAGAGCGACAAATTCCAAAAAAGCACATTAAAGGCAGTAAAAACGCTCAGATAAAAATAGACCGAGAAGAAATATTAGAATATCCCCAAGAAAAACTACCAGCAGATGCACAATTCAAGGGTTACGAAGAAGTAATCGTTCAAGATATCACGTTCGCAACCGACAACGTATTATTCCGCAAACAGAAATACTACTCGCCATCACAGGGAAAAACTTATTTGGCAGAACTACCCGGTGGTTACGAAGGAGAATTCGGTTCAGGAATAAAAGCTTTAGTGATTAGTTTGTACTATGGGGGTAACATCACCCAAGGCAAACTGTTAGAGTTTTTAGACGACATTGGCATTTTCATTTCAGCAGGTCATTTATCTAACCTGTTGATCAAAAACCACTCTGATTTTGAAAGCGAGAAAACTGAAATCTACGAATCAGGACTAGCTAGCAGTCCCTGGCAACATTTTGACCAAACAGGTGCCCGCGTTGGTGGAGTCAACTACACTACCAATGTAGTGTGCAATCCTTTGTATACGGTCTACTTTACAACTCCCAACAAAGACCGATTGAGCGTACTTCAAGGATTGCAAAACGGACGAGAACTTGAGTTTATTCTTAACCCACTCACCTTCTCACTGCTGGAGATCTTCCAACTACCAACTAAATGGAAGAATTCTCTAAAACTCTTGCCCCAAGAAACTGTATTGAATTCAACAGAGTTTAATGCCCTACTTAATACATATGTACCCAAATTAGGCTCTCAACAACGTACCCGTGTTTTAGAAGCAGCAGCGATCGCTTTTTATCATCAGCAAACCGACTGGCCAGTTGTGCATACTCTCGTATGTGATGATGCTCCTCAGTTCAAGTTACTGACTGATGATTTGGCTTTGTGCTGGGTACACGAAGGACGACACTACAAGAAGTTAAGTCCGGTGGTCACTTGTCATCAAAAAGCTCTTGATGACTTTTTGGATGATTTCTGGGATTACTACGCAGACTTACTAGCTTACAGAGATTCTCCTAGTGAGCAAACAGCAGAAAAACTACGGTATGAATTTTGGGAACTTTTCAACACCGATAGTGGTTATCAGCAGTTGGATGAACGAAAACGATTAACTGCTGCAAAAATATCGGAGTTGCTTCTAGTTTTAGAGCATCCGGAATTGCCATTGCACAATAATCCTGCGGAGTTAGCCGCAAGGACAATGGTACAGCGACGCAATATTAGTTATGCAACTCAGACTACTGAGGGTACCAAAGCTTGGGATACTTTTATGTCTCTGGTTGCCACTACTCGTAAGTTAGGAATCAGTTTTTTTGAGTATGTGCGCGATACGCGCAGCGTCAAGCCTCCGGCTTATCGCATTTCTCAAATTGAATTCATTCCATCCTTGGCTCAAATTATTCGTGAGAAATCTTCTGTTCATCCCTTGGGTTGGTCGTGGTAG
- a CDS encoding CU044_2847 family protein, giving the protein MELQTKIITVELTDGTSVRVEATQIGDRKVNFQSRPFEEVTTAIESLTKEIVEALHKVKPDRASVKFGVDIAIESGRLTALLVKGSNTANIEITLEWGQ; this is encoded by the coding sequence ATGGAACTTCAAACCAAAATAATTACAGTGGAACTAACTGATGGTACAAGTGTTAGAGTTGAAGCGACACAGATAGGCGATCGCAAAGTAAATTTTCAATCTCGACCTTTTGAAGAAGTTACCACCGCTATTGAATCGTTGACCAAAGAAATTGTCGAAGCATTACACAAGGTTAAGCCAGATAGAGCAAGTGTAAAGTTTGGTGTTGATATTGCGATTGAATCTGGTAGACTTACCGCTTTACTAGTAAAGGGTTCCAATACAGCGAATATAGAGATTACGTTAGAATGGGGTCAATAG
- a CDS encoding transposase: MEAQGHPLPEHSQTKSPSALSRFLNINPWSTRDMIRIVRNHVLETSLKVFSAEGKGRKPFLQVIIDLTTLEKRGKFKNFEDLIRVYNGKRGLHIVVVYLVVGKWRIPWNFRVWRGKGTPSPAQLGLRLVKRLPKSLTERFRVNILVDTAFGSVEFLHGVRKLKYHAVTGVAINRKLVDGRVLRHLHKQGQQVRLVGLKFPVTVSWYYLKRDKGKLEKRFVLSTRPIKASTLKWWGKRRWQIEGWFKTAKQ, from the coding sequence TTGGAAGCGCAAGGGCATCCCTTACCTGAACACTCTCAAACCAAATCTCCGAGTGCATTGAGTCGGTTTTTAAATATCAATCCTTGGTCAACAAGGGATATGATTCGTATTGTTCGTAACCATGTATTAGAGACGAGCTTAAAGGTTTTTTCAGCAGAAGGGAAAGGACGTAAACCATTTTTACAGGTTATCATTGACCTAACGACTCTTGAAAAACGGGGTAAATTTAAAAACTTTGAGGATTTAATAAGAGTTTATAACGGTAAACGTGGTCTGCATATAGTAGTAGTTTATTTAGTTGTCGGAAAGTGGCGCATACCTTGGAACTTCCGTGTTTGGAGAGGTAAGGGTACACCTTCACCCGCTCAACTAGGACTCAGGTTAGTTAAGCGTTTACCTAAATCTTTAACTGAACGCTTTCGGGTGAATATTTTGGTTGATACGGCTTTTGGGAGCGTGGAATTTCTTCATGGTGTACGCAAGTTGAAATATCATGCGGTTACAGGTGTGGCTATTAACCGTAAATTAGTTGATGGAAGAGTTTTAAGACATTTACACAAACAGGGACAACAAGTCCGTTTGGTTGGTTTAAAGTTTCCCGTTACCGTATCTTGGTATTACTTAAAGCGCGATAAGGGCAAGCTTGAAAAACGTTTTGTCTTGTCTACTCGTCCCATTAAAGCTTCTACTCTCAAGTGGTGGGGTAAGCGTCGTTGGCAAATTGAGGGATGGTTTAAAACCGCAAAGCAATGA
- a CDS encoding protein kinase domain-containing protein produces the protein MICCLNPACHNPPNPDGTMFCPNCGTGLVVLRNRYRPIKSLGSGGFGKTYLAEDVDKLKEKCVIKQLAPQVQGTGAFQKAKELFEQEAIRLQQLGDHPQIPTLLAYFEQDNRLYLVQQFIDGQDLSDELKQQGRFSEQQIRELLVDLLNILKIVHQHKVIHRDIKPGNIIRRSSDGKLVLIDFGASKQLTQTVMSGQGTTIGTFGYAPLEQMQGGEAYPASDLFSLGATCFHLLSGIQPRELFNKQGYGWVSSWRQHLQQSVSQQFGRILDKLLEEDYQQRYQSAGEVLQDLNPPPPPPAVPPTVQPPQPSPPPPSVPLTVQSPQPLPALPATSAKQKGKFKSSLLLGGAILLLGLVGTEIYGYFRYEVFPVNPIFLITSPPSSFFLKSTLTGHTDWVWSVAISPDGKTLVSASIDKTIKIWNLQTGELKSTLTGHTDSVNSVAISPDGKTLVSGSWDNTIKIWNLQTGELKSTLTGHTYWVVSVAISPDGKTLVSGSFDSTIKIWNLQTPELQSTLTGHTYSVYSVAISPDGKTLVSGSTDSTIKIWNLQTPELQSTLTGHTNVVTSVAISPDGKTLVSGSADKTIKIWRMP, from the coding sequence ATGATATGCTGCCTCAATCCAGCTTGCCACAATCCGCCTAATCCTGATGGCACAATGTTTTGCCCTAACTGCGGAACAGGACTGGTAGTGCTGAGAAATCGCTACCGCCCGATAAAATCATTAGGTAGCGGGGGATTTGGCAAAACTTATCTGGCAGAGGATGTTGACAAACTGAAGGAAAAGTGCGTTATCAAGCAATTAGCACCACAAGTACAAGGAACTGGCGCGTTTCAAAAAGCAAAGGAACTATTTGAGCAAGAAGCAATACGTTTGCAACAGTTAGGGGATCATCCACAAATTCCGACGCTTCTGGCATATTTTGAGCAAGATAATCGCCTGTATTTGGTGCAGCAGTTTATTGATGGGCAAGATTTATCAGATGAATTAAAACAGCAGGGCCGTTTCAGTGAGCAGCAAATTCGGGAATTATTGGTTGATTTGTTAAACATACTAAAGATTGTTCATCAGCACAAAGTTATTCACCGCGATATCAAGCCAGGGAATATTATTCGTCGCAGCAGTGATGGCAAATTGGTGTTGATAGATTTTGGTGCTTCCAAGCAACTGACACAAACAGTCATGTCTGGACAAGGAACAACCATTGGCACTTTTGGTTATGCACCATTGGAACAAATGCAGGGTGGCGAAGCTTACCCAGCAAGTGATTTATTCAGTTTGGGTGCAACTTGCTTTCATCTGCTCAGTGGTATTCAGCCTAGGGAACTGTTTAATAAACAAGGTTATGGGTGGGTGTCCTCTTGGCGACAGCATTTGCAGCAAAGCGTGAGTCAGCAATTCGGGCGTATCCTAGATAAGTTGCTGGAAGAAGACTACCAGCAGCGTTATCAGTCAGCAGGGGAAGTTTTACAAGATTTGAATCCACCGCCACCACCGCCTGCTGTACCTCCGACAGTACAGCCGCCTCAACCGTCACCACCTCCGCCTTCCGTACCTCTGACAGTACAGTCACCTCAACCGTTACCAGCACTGCCTGCAACTTCAGCCAAGCAGAAAGGCAAGTTCAAAAGCTCATTGCTGTTGGGTGGTGCCATCCTGTTGCTGGGGTTGGTAGGAACTGAAATCTATGGGTATTTTCGATATGAAGTATTTCCGGTTAATCCGATATTTCTCATTACCAGCCCACCAAGTAGTTTCTTTCTGAAATCTACCCTGACTGGGCATACCGACTGGGTTTGGTCCGTCGCCATCAGCCCGGATGGCAAGACTTTGGTGAGTGCGAGTATTGACAAGACTATCAAGATTTGGAATCTGCAAACCGGAGAGTTGAAATCTACCCTGACTGGGCATACCGACTCGGTTAATTCCGTCGCCATCAGCCCGGATGGCAAGACTTTGGTGAGTGGGAGTTGGGACAACACTATCAAGATTTGGAATCTGCAAACGGGTGAATTGAAATCTACCCTGACTGGGCATACCTACTGGGTTGTTTCCGTCGCCATCAGCCCGGATGGCAAGACTTTGGTGAGTGGGAGTTTCGACAGCACTATCAAGATTTGGAATCTGCAAACACCAGAGTTGCAATCTACTCTGACTGGGCATACCTACTCGGTTTATTCCGTCGCCATCAGCCCGGATGGCAAGACTTTGGTGAGTGGGAGTACCGACTCGACTATCAAGATTTGGAATCTGCAAACACCAGAGTTGCAATCTACCCTCACCGGGCATACCAACGTGGTTACTTCCGTCGCCATCAGCCCGGATGGCAAGACTTTGGTGAGTGGGAGTGCCGACAAGACTATCAAAATTTGGCGAATGCCGTAG
- a CDS encoding serine/threonine-protein kinase encodes MTCCLNPVCHNPPNSDGTMFCPNCGTGLVVLRNRYRPIKSLGSGGFAKTYLAEDLDKLKEKCFLKQFAPQIQETGAFQKAKELFEQEATRLQQLGDHPQIPTLLAYFEQDNRLYLVQQFIDGQDLSDELKQQGRFSEQQIRELLVDLLNILKIVHQHKVIHRDIKPGNIIRRSSDRKLVLIDFGASKQLTQTVMSEQGTIIGSLGYAPLEQMQSGEAYPASDLYSLGVTCFHLLSGIKPRELFNKQGYRWVSFWRQHLQQSVSQQFGRILDKLLQQDYHQRYQSAQQVLQDLNPPPLPSAVPPRVHLLPQPSSRSPATSAKQKGNLKLRGAILLLGLVGTQIYGYFRYEVFPFNPFLVGSPPSSFFLKSTLTGHTEGVWSVAISPDDKTLVSGSWDNTIRIWNLQTPELKSTLEGHTNSVYSVAITPDDKTLVSGSHDNTVKIWRMP; translated from the coding sequence ATGACATGCTGTCTCAATCCAGTTTGCCACAATCCGCCTAATTCCGATGGCACAATGTTTTGCCCCAACTGCGGAACAGGACTGGTGGTGCTGAGAAACCGCTACCGCCCCATAAAATCATTAGGTAGCGGGGGATTTGCCAAAACTTATCTGGCAGAGGATCTTGACAAACTGAAGGAAAAGTGCTTTCTTAAGCAATTTGCGCCACAAATACAAGAAACTGGGGCGTTTCAAAAGGCAAAGGAACTATTTGAGCAAGAAGCAACCCGTTTGCAACAGTTAGGGGATCATCCACAAATTCCCACGTTGCTAGCATATTTTGAGCAAGATAATCGTTTGTATTTGGTGCAGCAGTTTATTGATGGGCAAGATTTATCAGATGAATTAAAACAGCAGGGCCGTTTCAGTGAGCAGCAAATTCGGGAATTATTGGTTGATTTGTTAAACATACTAAAGATTGTTCATCAGCACAAAGTTATTCACCGCGATATCAAGCCAGGAAATATCATTCGTCGCAGCAGCGATCGCAAATTGGTGTTGATAGACTTTGGTGCTTCCAAGCAACTGACACAAACAGTCATGTCTGAACAAGGAACAATTATTGGCAGCCTTGGTTATGCACCATTGGAACAAATGCAGAGTGGCGAAGCGTATCCAGCAAGTGATTTATACAGCTTGGGCGTAACTTGCTTTCATTTGCTCAGTGGTATTAAGCCTAGGGAACTGTTTAATAAACAAGGTTATAGATGGGTGTCCTTTTGGCGACAGCATTTGCAGCAAAGCGTGAGTCAGCAATTCGGGCGTATTTTAGATAAGTTGCTGCAACAAGACTACCACCAGCGTTATCAGTCAGCGCAGCAAGTGTTACAAGATTTGAATCCACCGCCACTACCATCTGCTGTACCTCCGAGAGTACACTTGTTGCCTCAACCGTCATCAAGATCGCCTGCAACTTCAGCCAAGCAGAAAGGCAACTTAAAGCTGCGTGGTGCCATCCTGTTGCTGGGGTTGGTAGGAACTCAAATCTATGGGTATTTTCGATATGAAGTATTTCCGTTTAATCCGTTTCTCGTTGGTAGCCCACCAAGTAGTTTTTTTCTGAAATCTACTCTGACTGGGCATACCGAGGGGGTTTGGTCCGTCGCCATCAGCCCAGATGACAAGACTCTGGTGAGTGGGAGTTGGGACAACACTATCAGGATTTGGAATCTGCAAACACCAGAGTTGAAATCTACCCTTGAGGGGCATACCAACTCGGTTTATTCCGTCGCCATCACCCCGGATGACAAGACTTTGGTGAGTGGGAGTCACGACAACACTGTCAAGATTTGGCGAATGCCGTAG
- a CDS encoding phosphodiester glycosidase family protein, whose amino-acid sequence MKKMWILAGVFISATVLLLFFRTATSKQTNLITKTMNYEQRNLPNSIVHILRVPAHSQFIVTPALSSQLNTVEEVAKKHQAVAIINAGFFDPVNQKTTSIVFQQGKLTGNPKDNQRLVDNPDLKPYLNKILNRTEFRRYLCEQTIRYSITLHSEPPAGGCQLVDAVGGGPQLLPELTSVQEGFVDNANKRDALGSTKPNARSAIGIISDGSIVLVMVAQKPNTPGNSGMSLPELAHFMKTLGVEKAMNLDGGSSSSLYYDGKTFYGKVDSKGNLVKRPVKSVLIIQETLSEVK is encoded by the coding sequence ATGAAAAAAATGTGGATACTAGCAGGAGTATTTATCAGTGCGACTGTGCTGCTTTTGTTTTTTCGTACTGCAACATCAAAACAAACAAACTTAATCACCAAAACCATGAACTATGAGCAACGTAATTTACCAAACAGCATTGTCCATATCTTGAGAGTTCCTGCTCATAGCCAATTTATAGTAACTCCTGCATTGTCATCACAACTAAATACAGTAGAGGAAGTTGCCAAAAAGCATCAAGCAGTTGCCATCATCAATGCTGGCTTTTTTGATCCAGTCAACCAAAAAACAACATCTATTGTTTTTCAACAAGGAAAACTAACGGGTAATCCTAAAGACAATCAGCGATTGGTAGATAATCCTGACCTAAAACCTTACCTCAACAAGATTCTCAATCGTACAGAATTTCGGCGATACTTGTGCGAGCAAACTATCCGTTACTCTATCACTCTCCACAGTGAGCCTCCAGCTGGAGGTTGTCAATTAGTTGATGCTGTGGGTGGTGGTCCCCAACTCTTACCAGAACTAACCTCAGTCCAAGAAGGTTTTGTAGATAACGCTAACAAAAGAGATGCTCTTGGTAGTACCAAACCCAATGCTCGAAGTGCTATTGGTATTATCAGTGATGGCAGCATTGTTTTGGTGATGGTTGCTCAAAAACCAAATACTCCTGGTAACTCTGGGATGTCCTTGCCAGAACTGGCTCATTTTATGAAAACTCTTGGTGTTGAGAAAGCGATGAATCTGGATGGTGGAAGTTCGTCTTCGCTTTATTATGACGGCAAAACCTTCTATGGAAAAGTTGATTCAAAGGGAAATCTGGTAAAACGACCAGTGAAGTCAGTTTTAATCATTCAGGAAACTTTGTCAGAGGTTAAATAG
- the serA gene encoding phosphoglycerate dehydrogenase, with protein sequence MSKVLVSDPIDQAGIDILSQVATVDVKTGLKPEELVQIIGEYDALMIRSGTRVTQEIIEAGTQLKIIGRAGVGVDNVDVPAATRKGIVVVNSPEGNTIAAAEHALAMMLSLSRYIPDANASVKRGEWDRKSFIGAEVYKKTIGIVGLGKIGSHVAAVARAMGMKLLAFDPFISTERAEQIGCQLVDLEVLIQQADYITLHIPKTPETTHLINTERLAKMKPNARIINCARGGIIDEEALAVALREGKIAGAALDVYEAEPLGESSLKSLGQQAVLTPHLGASTTEAQVNVAIDVAEQIRDVLLGLAARSAVNIPGLSPDVMEELKPYMQLAETLGKLVGQLAGGRVELLNVRLQGELATNKSQPLVVASLKGLLYQALRERVNYVNASIEAKERGIRVIETRDASIKDYAGSLHLEATGSLGTHSVTGALFGGGEIRLTNLDDFPINVPPNQHMLFTLHRDMPGIIGKLGSLLGSFNVNIASMQVGRKIIRGDAVMVLSLDDPLPDGILPEIIKVSGIRDAYTVTL encoded by the coding sequence ATGTCTAAGGTTCTTGTCTCCGACCCAATTGACCAGGCTGGGATTGATATTCTTTCCCAAGTTGCTACTGTAGATGTGAAAACAGGATTAAAACCAGAGGAACTGGTACAAATCATTGGTGAATACGACGCGCTAATGATTCGCTCTGGTACCCGCGTAACTCAAGAAATTATTGAAGCTGGGACGCAATTAAAAATTATCGGTCGCGCTGGTGTAGGCGTGGATAATGTGGATGTTCCCGCCGCAACCCGTAAAGGAATTGTCGTGGTTAATTCTCCTGAAGGGAACACAATTGCTGCTGCTGAACACGCGCTGGCGATGATGCTATCTTTGTCTCGCTACATCCCTGATGCCAATGCTTCAGTCAAACGCGGTGAGTGGGATCGTAAAAGCTTTATTGGTGCTGAAGTTTACAAAAAGACTATCGGTATTGTTGGCTTAGGTAAAATTGGTTCCCATGTTGCTGCTGTTGCTAGAGCAATGGGAATGAAACTATTGGCTTTCGATCCCTTTATCTCCACTGAAAGGGCAGAACAAATCGGCTGTCAATTAGTGGATTTGGAAGTTTTGATACAGCAAGCAGATTACATCACGCTGCATATTCCCAAAACTCCAGAAACCACCCACCTAATTAACACCGAAAGATTGGCAAAAATGAAACCCAACGCCCGCATTATCAACTGCGCTCGCGGTGGGATTATTGACGAAGAAGCTTTAGCAGTAGCTTTGCGGGAAGGTAAAATTGCTGGTGCTGCGCTGGATGTCTATGAGGCAGAACCATTGGGTGAATCCTCATTAAAGTCACTCGGGCAACAAGCTGTCCTCACTCCACATTTGGGCGCTTCGACAACAGAAGCACAAGTGAATGTGGCAATTGACGTTGCTGAACAAATTCGGGATGTGTTGTTGGGACTTGCTGCGCGTTCAGCGGTGAATATTCCCGGACTGAGTCCCGACGTCATGGAAGAACTCAAACCCTACATGCAGCTGGCAGAAACCTTGGGTAAGTTGGTGGGACAATTGGCTGGTGGACGAGTTGAGTTACTCAACGTCCGGCTACAAGGCGAATTGGCAACAAATAAGAGTCAACCTTTGGTTGTTGCATCCTTGAAAGGACTACTTTACCAAGCTTTGCGGGAACGGGTTAACTACGTTAATGCCAGCATTGAAGCAAAAGAGCGCGGAATTCGCGTTATTGAAACGCGGGATGCTTCCATTAAAGACTATGCTGGTTCTTTGCATCTAGAAGCGACAGGTTCTTTGGGGACTCATTCTGTCACAGGTGCTTTGTTCGGTGGTGGAGAAATTCGCCTAACCAATTTGGACGATTTCCCCATCAACGTTCCTCCTAACCAACATATGCTCTTTACCCTGCACCGTGATATGCCAGGGATTATTGGCAAACTCGGTTCTTTACTTGGCAGTTTTAATGTCAATATTGCCAGTATGCAAGTCGGTCGCAAAATCATTCGTGGTGATGCGGTGATGGTACTCAGCCTTGATGATCCCTTACCCGATGGAATTTTACCTGAGATTATCAAAGTGTCTGGAATTCGTGATGCGTATACAGTAACTTTGTAA
- a CDS encoding SWIM zinc finger family protein has protein sequence MTNDTLQGSREWWSQRWLDLLDSYRFKKRLERGRIYARQGNVLSIEFQGAKVLARVQGSEQEPYKVSLSLDPFTEEQWGYVIETMSQKSMFSAKLLAGEMPQNMEDVFTANGLSLFPFTLSDVHSKCSCPDKANPCKHVAAVYYQLGDRFSEDPFVLFKLRGSTKEKIISDLRHLRSKTVKTSQNEPSEVQESTHEKRFSVKIESFWQYNEPLESSLVVIVPSTGETILDVLGSIPLAKEEENLTNLTAADVVMKYLDTVYKDVSQKAVLAAMNVGGG, from the coding sequence ATGACAAATGATACCCTTCAAGGAAGTCGAGAATGGTGGTCCCAACGGTGGCTTGATTTGTTAGATTCCTATCGTTTTAAGAAACGTTTGGAACGTGGAAGAATTTATGCACGTCAGGGAAATGTTCTTAGCATTGAGTTTCAAGGTGCAAAGGTATTAGCTAGAGTACAAGGTAGTGAACAAGAACCATACAAAGTTTCTTTGTCCCTTGATCCTTTTACTGAGGAACAGTGGGGTTATGTGATTGAAACAATGTCTCAAAAATCAATGTTTTCTGCCAAGCTACTAGCAGGAGAAATGCCGCAAAATATGGAAGATGTTTTCACTGCTAATGGTCTTTCCCTATTTCCTTTTACCTTATCTGATGTCCATAGTAAATGCTCTTGTCCTGATAAAGCTAACCCTTGCAAACATGTCGCTGCAGTTTACTATCAGTTAGGCGATCGCTTTAGTGAAGATCCATTTGTTCTTTTTAAATTACGGGGAAGCACAAAAGAGAAAATTATCAGTGATTTACGTCACCTACGCAGCAAAACTGTTAAAACTTCACAAAACGAACCATCTGAGGTTCAAGAGTCAACACACGAGAAACGATTCTCTGTAAAAATCGAATCTTTCTGGCAATACAATGAGCCATTGGAATCTTCTTTAGTCGTTATTGTACCATCAACAGGCGAAACGATTTTAGATGTGTTGGGGTCAATTCCTTTGGCTAAGGAAGAGGAAAATTTAACAAATTTAACCGCAGCTGATGTGGTGATGAAGTATTTAGACACAGTGTACAAAGATGTTAGCCAGAAGGCTGTTTTGGCTGCAATGAATGTTGGAGGAGGTTAA
- a CDS encoding phytochelatin synthase family protein encodes MDLDNLAQISKRDLEIIQLHQFQQPIFCCNVTAIAYAFTALGYLTSVDEIFYVTQLPIASVLDDGMTLAETYDSCRTYIERKKLPVSIRVEHFDKPSMTFEAFTREVEVAVTNELDVHILNFNTRIAHENPSLEGGHFSLLADYDPDTKEVTIADTNPKRYTRFWKCPIQRLYAACVDKDSSSNRSRGMIVLRRLEEAKIDGKEVHPSEVALNAFRSDNSSENS; translated from the coding sequence ATGGATCTTGATAATCTGGCTCAAATTTCCAAACGAGATTTGGAAATCATTCAACTACATCAGTTTCAACAACCCATCTTCTGTTGCAATGTCACTGCAATTGCCTATGCCTTTACCGCATTGGGATATCTGACGAGTGTTGATGAGATTTTCTATGTCACCCAACTGCCGATCGCATCGGTTTTAGATGATGGCATGACGCTAGCAGAAACCTACGACTCCTGTCGAACTTACATTGAAAGAAAAAAATTACCGGTGTCCATTCGGGTTGAGCATTTTGATAAACCGAGTATGACATTTGAAGCATTCACACGTGAAGTTGAAGTCGCCGTTACCAATGAACTTGATGTCCACATTCTGAACTTCAATACCCGGATTGCCCATGAAAATCCAAGTTTAGAAGGTGGTCACTTCTCCTTATTAGCAGATTATGACCCAGACACTAAAGAAGTCACCATTGCAGATACAAATCCAAAACGGTATACCCGGTTTTGGAAATGCCCAATTCAGCGTTTATATGCGGCTTGCGTGGATAAGGATTCCTCATCAAATCGTTCTCGTGGCATGATCGTACTTCGCAGGCTGGAGGAAGCAAAGATTGATGGAAAAGAAGTTCATCCATCGGAAGTTGCCTTGAACGCTTTCCGTTCTGACAACAGTTCGGAAAACAGTTGA